The following are encoded together in the Cyanobacterium aponinum PCC 10605 genome:
- a CDS encoding DUF2214 family protein produces MWASAITAYFHYLSIGVIFASLAIEFLTLKEKLTTKEAWRIVWADSAYGAAAVVILITGILRVLYFAKDTAYYMHQPVFWAKIALYFIVGTVSLYPTISFILWVKSLLEDKAPEISLNKYKILKGIIAFELVGFTLIPLMASMMARGIGSEWFS; encoded by the coding sequence ATGTGGGCTAGTGCCATTACAGCCTATTTTCATTATCTAAGTATAGGAGTTATTTTTGCATCCTTGGCGATCGAATTTTTGACCCTCAAAGAAAAATTAACAACAAAAGAAGCATGGCGTATAGTTTGGGCAGATAGTGCCTATGGTGCCGCCGCAGTAGTCATCTTAATCACTGGAATCTTAAGAGTTTTATATTTTGCGAAAGATACCGCTTACTATATGCACCAACCAGTATTTTGGGCAAAAATAGCTCTTTATTTCATTGTTGGTACTGTGTCTTTATACCCTACCATTTCTTTTATTCTTTGGGTTAAATCTTTACTAGAAGATAAAGCCCCCGAAATAAGTCTCAACAAATATAAAATATTAAAGGGAATTATTGCCTTTGAGTTAGTGGGATTTACCTTAATTCCCTTAATGGCTTCCATGATGGCAAGAGGAATCGGCTCAGAATGGTTTTCTTAA
- a CDS encoding DNA methyltransferase: protein MKNFSQPNDTILDPFGGSGVTAVEALMNNRKAIHIDINPLAIFLVNSLISPVNFDELNEAFNRVKSAYQKNEPTTPEEIKKALKQYPYPQGFKLPKGSDVDTIEKLFSDKQLAQLAFLKYLINKEKNKNIRDTLMLMFSGLLTKVNLTYHNNSKRPAPGQENSSVFQYYRYRIAPKPTDLDLITYFELRFKKVISAKKEMEYFINEKTISNAQIVKASATDLSFIPNESIDYIYTDPPYGKKIPYLDLSTMWNGWLDLEVTENDYNLEAIEGGEKQKSKDEYNELIAKSIKEMYRVLKFDRWLSFVFAHKDPEFWHLIIDTAESCGFEYRGAVAQKNGQTSFKKRQNPFTVLSGQLIINFCKVRTPKAIMKANLGMDIAEIVIQTIEGVIAKNDGATLEQINDELIIKGLELGFLDLLKKEYSDLTPILLDNFDYDEKTELFTLKKDTKFKSHIDVKLRIKYYLISYLRRMERENKTTTFDEIVLNILPLLKNGTTPENQTILTVLEDIGERVGENHWKLKGEGQLSLF from the coding sequence ATCAAAAATTTTAGTCAACCCAATGATACTATTCTTGATCCTTTTGGTGGTAGTGGTGTCACCGCCGTTGAGGCTTTAATGAATAATAGAAAAGCGATACATATAGACATTAATCCTCTGGCTATTTTTCTGGTTAACTCTCTCATTTCTCCCGTTAATTTTGATGAGTTAAATGAGGCTTTTAATCGGGTAAAATCTGCCTATCAAAAAAACGAACCAACTACCCCAGAAGAGATTAAAAAAGCCCTTAAACAATATCCTTATCCTCAAGGTTTTAAACTGCCTAAAGGTTCGGATGTTGATACCATAGAAAAGTTATTTAGTGATAAACAATTAGCTCAATTAGCCTTTTTAAAATATCTCATAAATAAAGAGAAGAATAAAAATATTCGAGATACTTTAATGTTAATGTTTTCTGGACTTTTAACTAAAGTAAATCTAACTTATCATAACAACTCAAAAAGACCAGCACCGGGTCAAGAGAATTCATCAGTTTTTCAATATTATCGTTATAGAATTGCCCCTAAACCTACAGATTTAGACTTAATAACTTACTTTGAATTGAGATTTAAAAAAGTAATTTCAGCTAAAAAGGAGATGGAATATTTTATCAATGAAAAAACCATTTCTAATGCTCAAATTGTCAAAGCATCGGCGACAGATTTAAGTTTTATACCTAATGAAAGTATAGATTATATTTACACTGATCCACCTTACGGCAAAAAAATTCCCTACCTAGATTTATCCACTATGTGGAATGGTTGGCTAGATTTAGAAGTCACTGAAAATGACTATAATTTAGAAGCTATTGAGGGAGGAGAAAAGCAAAAATCGAAGGATGAATATAACGAATTAATCGCTAAAAGTATCAAGGAAATGTATCGAGTGTTAAAATTTGACAGGTGGTTATCTTTTGTATTCGCCCATAAAGATCCCGAATTTTGGCATTTAATCATCGATACGGCGGAAAGTTGCGGTTTTGAATATCGAGGGGCAGTAGCACAAAAAAATGGTCAAACTAGCTTCAAAAAACGCCAAAATCCTTTTACTGTGTTATCTGGGCAATTAATCATAAATTTTTGTAAAGTGCGTACTCCTAAAGCGATTATGAAGGCTAATTTAGGAATGGATATAGCAGAAATTGTTATCCAAACTATTGAGGGAGTAATTGCTAAAAATGATGGGGCGACTCTTGAGCAAATTAACGATGAATTAATTATTAAGGGTTTAGAATTAGGCTTTTTAGATTTATTAAAAAAAGAATATTCAGATTTAACACCGATATTATTAGATAATTTTGACTATGATGAGAAAACAGAATTATTTACTCTTAAAAAGGATACTAAATTCAAGTCTCATATAGATGTAAAATTGAGAATTAAGTATTATTTAATCAGTTATTTAAGACGTATGGAAAGGGAAAATAAAACTACGACTTTTGATGAAATTGTATTAAATATTTTACCTTTATTAAAAAATGGTACAACTCCTGAAAATCAGACAATTTTAACAGTATTAGAAGATATAGGGGAGAGAGTGGGGGAAAACCATTGGAAATTGAAAGGAGAAGGACAATTAAGCCTATTTTAA
- a CDS encoding type II toxin-antitoxin system Phd/YefM family antitoxin translates to MKITNIQQAKSQLSKLIEAVLQGEDVIISKAGKPLVKIIPYTANSEPRKPGYWKGKVTMAEDFDTLPESIINSFTGVDE, encoded by the coding sequence ATGAAAATAACTAATATTCAACAAGCCAAAAGTCAATTATCGAAATTGATAGAAGCAGTTTTACAAGGAGAAGATGTAATTATTTCCAAAGCAGGAAAACCCCTCGTTAAAATAATTCCCTATACTGCCAATTCTGAACCTCGAAAACCAGGTTATTGGAAAGGAAAAGTAACCATGGCTGAGGATTTTGATACCCTTCCTGAATCAATAATCAATAGTTTTACAGGGGTTGATGAATGA
- the smpB gene encoding SsrA-binding protein SmpB, with the protein MSDKVKIISDNRQARYLYEILETYEAGVQLVGTEVKSIRAGRVNLRDGYALIRNGEAWLTNVHISPYDTTGKYFNHEPKRDRKLLLHKKEINKLIGALQEKGLTLVPLKMYLRGEWVKVSLGLGKGKKLHDKRETIKRREDQREMQRALKRF; encoded by the coding sequence ATGAGTGACAAAGTGAAGATAATTAGTGATAATCGTCAGGCAAGATATTTATATGAGATTTTAGAGACTTATGAGGCAGGAGTCCAATTAGTGGGTACGGAAGTTAAGTCTATTAGGGCAGGAAGAGTCAATTTAAGAGATGGTTATGCTTTAATTCGTAATGGGGAGGCTTGGTTAACTAATGTGCATATTTCTCCTTATGATACCACTGGTAAATATTTTAATCATGAACCAAAGCGCGATCGCAAATTGTTATTACATAAAAAAGAAATTAATAAGTTAATTGGTGCATTACAGGAAAAAGGTTTAACTTTAGTTCCGTTAAAGATGTATTTGAGAGGAGAATGGGTTAAAGTTAGTTTAGGGCTAGGTAAAGGGAAAAAACTTCATGATAAAAGAGAAACCATTAAACGTAGGGAAGATCAAAGAGAAATGCAAAGGGCATTGAAAAGATTTTAG
- the cbiT gene encoding precorrin-6Y C5,15-methyltransferase subunit CbiT translates to MWQYKTPGIPDELFDRLPGIPMTKREVRLLILSGLRLEEKSVIWDIGAGTGTISIEIGLLCPNTKIIAIERDPEVAGLIRQNCRRFEVENVEVVEGNAPDCFDTLPEKPDRICIGGGKSIKNILTSCWGYLPEGGRLVATASNLENLYQISEGLAELRACNIEVVQSSINRLEKRGLSQVFAAIAPIFILSGEKIS, encoded by the coding sequence ATGTGGCAATATAAAACTCCTGGTATTCCTGATGAATTATTCGATCGCCTCCCGGGTATTCCTATGACAAAAAGAGAGGTAAGGTTACTAATTTTATCTGGGTTAAGATTAGAAGAAAAATCAGTTATTTGGGATATAGGTGCAGGTACAGGGACAATTTCCATTGAAATAGGCTTATTATGCCCAAATACAAAAATTATCGCCATAGAAAGAGATCCAGAGGTAGCAGGTTTAATACGGCAAAATTGTCGGCGTTTTGAGGTGGAAAATGTGGAAGTGGTAGAAGGAAATGCTCCAGATTGTTTCGATACTTTACCAGAAAAACCCGATCGCATCTGTATTGGTGGCGGCAAATCAATCAAAAACATTTTAACTTCTTGTTGGGGTTATTTACCTGAAGGAGGAAGGTTAGTGGCAACGGCAAGTAATTTGGAAAACCTCTATCAAATTTCTGAAGGATTAGCTGAATTAAGAGCTTGTAATATTGAGGTAGTTCAATCTTCTATTAATAGATTAGAAAAAAGAGGATTAAGTCAAGTTTTTGCTGCGATCGCACCTATTTTTATTCTGAGTGGAGAAAAGATTAGCTAG
- a CDS encoding type II toxin-antitoxin system VapC family toxin, with amino-acid sequence MSYLLDTHTLLWWLTDNPTLSNEAVKIISNPESIIFISN; translated from the coding sequence ATGAGTTATCTTTTAGATACCCATACTCTTTTATGGTGGTTAACGGATAATCCAACTCTTAGCAATGAAGCAGTAAAAATCATTTCTAATCCTGAAAGTATCATTTTTATATCCAATTGA
- a CDS encoding type I restriction enzyme HsdR N-terminal domain-containing protein: MVNIFSDIDFNTLKNNPDFKEDSVREVIILPLLKSLGYTEKNIIRSKTLQHPFLKVGSKKRKINLIPDYLLKIENNYAWVLDAKAPSENIKEGEHIEQVYSYAIHPEVRSIYFALCNGVEFSLFKTSGYDTPILYFFLDEFDYYSDKLAQFLSLNSFQVGKNFQYFPPSQGGIKGGFSSQETFYPHPQPLSHRRGEKENFDYLNRPLLSEIIPKKQSAKRHFGVHGYFTKQVWNVVA; the protein is encoded by the coding sequence ATGGTTAATATTTTTTCTGACATCGACTTTAATACCCTCAAAAATAATCCTGATTTTAAAGAAGATAGTGTGCGAGAAGTAATTATTTTACCCCTCTTAAAAAGTCTTGGTTATACAGAAAAAAATATCATTCGTAGCAAAACTTTACAGCATCCTTTTCTTAAAGTTGGTAGTAAAAAACGCAAAATTAATTTAATCCCTGATTATTTGCTAAAAATTGAAAATAATTATGCTTGGGTATTGGATGCTAAAGCCCCGAGTGAGAATATTAAAGAAGGTGAGCATATTGAGCAAGTTTATAGTTATGCCATTCATCCTGAAGTGAGAAGTATTTATTTTGCTCTATGCAATGGCGTTGAATTTAGTTTGTTTAAAACTTCTGGTTATGATACTCCTATTTTATATTTTTTTCTCGATGAATTTGATTATTATTCTGATAAGTTAGCTCAATTTTTGTCTTTAAATAGTTTTCAAGTCGGTAAAAATTTCCAATACTTCCCCCCTTCTCAAGGGGGGATAAAGGGGGGTTTTTCTTCTCAAGAAACGTTTTACCCTCACCCCCAACCCCTCTCCCACAGGCGAGGGGAGAAAGAGAATTTTGATTACTTAAATCGCCCTTTATTAAGTGAAATTATCCCGAAAAAACAATCGGCAAAAAGACATTTTGGGGTGCATGGTTATTTCACCAAACAAGTTTGGAATGTGGTGGCATAA